The Arcobacter sp. F2176 region AATTCAGATGAGATAGATATTACAGTTGCAGCAAAAGGTGGAGGAAGTGAAAACAAATCTAAATTTGCTGTATTAAATCCAAGTGATAGTATTTATGATTGGGTTATGGAAAATGTTAGAAATATGGGAGCTGGATGGTGTCCTCCTGGAATATTAGGAATTGGAATTGGAGGAAATCCTGAGAAATCTATGCTTTTAGCAAAAGAGTCTTTAATGAGTCATGTTGATATACATGAACTTAAAGCAAGAGGTCCGCAAAATGCCCTAGAAGAATTAAGACTTAAATTATATGAAGATATTAATAAAGTAGGAATTGGAGCTCAAGGTCTTGGTGGAATAACAACTGTACTTGATGTTAAGATATTAGATTATCCATGTCATGCAGCATCACTTCCTGTTGCTATGATTCCAAACTGTGCAGCAACAAGACATATTCACTTTAAACTAAAAGGTGATGGACCAGCTGTATTTAATAAACCAGATTTAGATTTATGGCCAGATATTGAATTACCAATGGATACAATTAAAAGAGTAAATATAGAAGATTTAACAAAAGAGAATTTATCTCAATTTAAATCAGGAGATACACTTTTATTATCTGGGAAAATTCTAACAGCAAGAGATGCAGCACATAAAAAAATAGTTGAATATAAAAATGCTGGAAAAGATCTTCCAAATGGAGTTAAATTAGAAGATAGATTTATTTATTATGTTGGACCAGTAGATCCTGTAAGAGATGAAGCAGTAGGACCTGCG contains the following coding sequences:
- a CDS encoding fumarate hydratase, with the translated sequence NSKMCAMGHRPLCQDTGSVNIFVKVGLNAPLDIKKELVDLLNEGVAKGYTDPDNTLRYSVVSDPAGKRVNTKNNTPAVIHVSVDNSDEIDITVAAKGGGSENKSKFAVLNPSDSIYDWVMENVRNMGAGWCPPGILGIGIGGNPEKSMLLAKESLMSHVDIHELKARGPQNALEELRLKLYEDINKVGIGAQGLGGITTVLDVKILDYPCHAASLPVAMIPNCAATRHIHFKLKGDGPAVFNKPDLDLWPDIELPMDTIKRVNIEDLTKENLSQFKSGDTLLLSGKILTARDAAHKKIVEYKNAGKDLPNGVKLEDRFIYYVGPVDPVRDEAVGPAGPTTSTRMDKFTKDMMEIGIMGMIGKAERKQPTIDLIKEYKSMYLIATGGAAYLISQSIKSAKVLAFEELGMEAIYEFEVKDMPVTVAVDTEGTSIHTTGPAKWRT